The following coding sequences are from one Collimonas arenae window:
- the guaB gene encoding IMP dehydrogenase — protein sequence MRLLQKALTFDDVLLVPAYSDVLPKDTTLKTRLSRNIDINIPLLSAAMDTVTEARLAIAMAQEGGIGIIHKNLTAQEQAREVSKVKRFESGVVRDPITIPPNMRIREVMALSELHGISGFPVVEGNRLVGIITNRDLRFEEELDAEVSAKMTPRDKLVYVKDGADLSEAKRLMNKHRLERVMVVNDAFELRGLITVKDIQKSTSHPLASKDSQGKLRVGAAVGVGADNEERIELLVKAGVDVIVVDTAHGHSKGVLDRVKWVKQNFPQVEVIGGNIATAAAAKALADHGADGVKVGIGPGSICTTRIVAGVGVPQISAISNVAQALKGTGIPCIADGGIRFSGDIAKALAAGASTVMMGSMFAGTEEAPGEVILFQGRSYKSYRGMGSLGAMSDGSADRYFQDSANKADKFVPEGIEGRVPYKGSVLTILYQLIGGVRSSMGYCGCATIDELREKAEFVEITSAGMRESHVHDVQITKEAPNYRTD from the coding sequence ATGCGTCTACTTCAAAAAGCACTCACGTTCGATGACGTGCTGTTGGTTCCGGCTTATTCGGACGTCCTCCCCAAAGACACTACCCTCAAAACACGTCTGTCCCGCAATATCGATATCAACATTCCGTTGTTGTCGGCTGCGATGGATACCGTGACTGAAGCGCGGCTGGCTATCGCCATGGCGCAAGAGGGCGGCATCGGCATCATCCACAAGAATCTGACCGCGCAGGAACAGGCGCGCGAAGTTTCCAAGGTCAAGCGTTTCGAATCCGGCGTGGTGCGCGATCCGATCACGATCCCGCCTAATATGCGCATCCGCGAAGTGATGGCATTGTCTGAATTGCATGGCATCAGCGGTTTCCCGGTGGTCGAAGGCAATCGTCTGGTCGGCATCATCACCAACCGCGACCTGCGTTTTGAAGAAGAACTGGACGCCGAAGTCAGCGCCAAGATGACCCCGCGCGATAAGCTGGTCTACGTCAAGGACGGCGCCGATCTATCGGAAGCCAAGCGCCTGATGAACAAGCACCGCCTGGAACGCGTAATGGTGGTCAACGATGCTTTCGAGCTGCGCGGCCTGATCACGGTGAAGGATATCCAGAAATCGACATCGCATCCGCTGGCCTCCAAGGACAGCCAGGGCAAGCTGCGCGTAGGCGCGGCAGTTGGTGTCGGCGCTGATAACGAAGAACGCATCGAACTGCTGGTGAAAGCCGGCGTCGACGTCATCGTGGTTGATACCGCGCATGGCCACTCCAAGGGCGTGCTGGATCGCGTCAAGTGGGTCAAGCAGAATTTCCCGCAGGTTGAAGTCATCGGCGGCAATATCGCTACCGCTGCTGCCGCCAAGGCGTTGGCAGACCACGGCGCCGACGGCGTCAAGGTCGGTATCGGTCCTGGTTCGATCTGCACCACGCGCATCGTCGCCGGTGTAGGCGTGCCGCAGATTTCTGCGATCTCCAACGTGGCGCAAGCGCTTAAGGGCACTGGTATTCCATGTATCGCCGACGGCGGTATCCGTTTCTCGGGCGACATCGCCAAGGCGTTGGCCGCCGGCGCATCGACCGTGATGATGGGCAGCATGTTCGCGGGCACTGAAGAAGCGCCAGGCGAAGTGATCCTGTTCCAGGGCCGCAGCTACAAGTCGTATCGCGGCATGGGCAGCCTGGGCGCGATGTCGGATGGTTCGGCTGACCGCTATTTCCAGGACTCCGCCAACAAGGCTGACAAGTTCGTTCCTGAGGGTATCGAAGGCCGGGTTCCCTACAAAGGCAGCGTCCTGACGATCCTGTATCAATTGATCGGTGGCGTGCGCTCTTCCATGGGTTACTGCGGTTGCGCGACGATCGACGAGTTGCGCGAAAAAGCCGAGTTCGTGGAAATCACCTCGGCCGGCATGCGCGAATCGCATGTCCATGACGTCCAGATTACCAAGGAAGCACCTAACTATCGGACCGATTGA
- a CDS encoding RnfH family protein, translating into MTEAAANNDGGVTTLSAIRIQVCYATPELQVLRELEVPAGTLLHEGIKRSGLLQEMREIDLTCWRVGIYGKLKTLDTVLRDRDRIEIYRPLIADPMESRRKRADKKSR; encoded by the coding sequence ATGACTGAGGCGGCTGCAAACAACGATGGTGGTGTCACCACCCTCTCCGCGATTCGGATACAGGTCTGTTACGCCACGCCTGAGCTGCAGGTGCTGCGTGAGCTGGAAGTGCCGGCGGGGACGTTGCTGCATGAGGGCATCAAGCGCAGCGGCTTGCTGCAGGAAATGCGGGAAATCGATTTGACCTGCTGGCGGGTTGGCATCTATGGCAAGCTGAAAACGCTCGATACGGTGCTGAGGGATCGCGACCGCATCGAAATTTACCGGCCGCTGATTGCCGATCCGATGGAGTCGCGCCGCAAGCGCGCCGACAAAAAATCCCGCTGA
- a CDS encoding type II toxin-antitoxin system RatA family toxin: MAVVHKTVLLGYSAEQMFALVDRVEDYPQFLPWCGGVEVRERAEGRLVATLNIHYHGIKQSFTTENSNTPPVAMQMRLLEGPFKHLDGNWSFKALRADACKIEFDLHYEFSNRILEKLIGPVFSMIANSFVDSFCKRADAVYGHHD, translated from the coding sequence ATGGCAGTAGTGCATAAAACGGTACTTTTGGGATACAGCGCCGAACAGATGTTCGCGTTGGTCGATCGGGTCGAGGATTACCCGCAATTCCTGCCGTGGTGCGGCGGTGTTGAGGTCCGTGAACGTGCCGAGGGCAGGTTGGTGGCGACGCTGAACATACATTACCACGGTATCAAGCAATCGTTTACGACGGAAAACAGCAATACGCCGCCGGTGGCGATGCAGATGCGCTTGCTGGAGGGGCCGTTCAAGCACCTCGACGGCAACTGGAGTTTCAAGGCGCTGCGCGCCGATGCCTGCAAAATCGAGTTCGATCTGCACTACGAATTTTCCAACCGGATCCTTGAAAAGCTGATCGGCCCGGTGTTCAGCATGATCGCCAACAGCTTTGTCGATTCATTCTGCAAGCGCGCCGATGCGGTCTACGGTCATCATGACTGA
- the smpB gene encoding SsrA-binding protein SmpB — protein sequence MSIIDNKKAFHDYFIEERYEAGMELHGWEVKAIRAGRAQLKEAYVIVRNGEVFLFGAHISALLSASTHVHPEAVRTRKLLLHAEEIKKLIGKVERSGYTLVPINLHYLRGRIKCEIGLAKGKKQHDKRATERERDGQREVAAAMKQHRR from the coding sequence ATGAGCATTATTGATAATAAAAAAGCCTTCCACGACTACTTCATCGAAGAGCGTTACGAAGCAGGCATGGAGCTGCACGGCTGGGAAGTCAAGGCAATCCGCGCCGGGCGCGCCCAGCTGAAAGAAGCCTACGTGATCGTCCGCAACGGCGAAGTATTCCTGTTCGGCGCCCATATCAGCGCCCTCCTCAGCGCCTCCACCCACGTCCATCCGGAAGCGGTACGGACCCGCAAGCTATTGCTGCACGCCGAAGAAATCAAGAAACTGATTGGCAAGGTTGAACGTTCCGGCTATACGCTGGTGCCAATCAACCTGCATTACCTGCGCGGCCGTATCAAATGCGAGATCGGGCTGGCGAAGGGCAAGAAGCAACATGACAAGCGTGCCACAGAGCGCGAACGTGATGGCCAGCGCGAAGTCGCCGCAGCAATGAAACAGCATCGCCGTTAA